Part of the Pedobacter roseus genome is shown below.
ATCATTTAGGTAAAAGGATGCCCGCTTGAAATCCCTGATTTTCAAAACAAGGCCAACACCGTTAATCCGCTCATTTGTATACAGATTTCCTTTTGGAAACACCTGTGACCTGGGCAGCCTTTGCTTATTTAAAAAAGAACTAAAGGTTTTGATGTAATCTTTCAGATTAATATCGGTATCAATCATAGACCATAAATCTGATATATTTTTTAAGGCGACCGATTTATTTTTCACGGCATAACTAATTACCGCTTTGGTCACATTTTTTTGCCTTTCAACCCTGGCATGGTCATCGTAACAGGTTCCGGCAACCCTTACACGGGCATAGGCTAGGGCCTGATCACCGGTCATTTTAATTGTTCCCGTTCGGCTAAGGGGTAAAAGCGGCACCCCTTTAAGGTACGATTGTTCGCCAATATAACTATTCACGTAATGATGTATACCTTTATCTATAGTCAATGTTATTCCTCCGAAAGAGTCGATTACCCGCGCGGTATTGTTAAAATCGGTGACGATGGACGACGCCAGCCTGGTTTTGAAATTTGCATTGATGGTAGAAATCAATAATTTCCTCCCACCCAGGCGATAAGCGGCATTGAGTTTCTGATTGCCATAGCCTTTAATGTAAACATAGGTATCACGCAGAATA
Proteins encoded:
- a CDS encoding LCP family protein; the protein is MRNQIRFVMIFLLVAFANSLYAQQILLIGSDSRDENKRGNADLIMVITVKNKEVKLTSILRDTYVYIKGYGNQKLNAAYRLGGRKLLISTINANFKTRLASSIVTDFNNTARVIDSFGGITLTIDKGIHHYVNSYIGEQSYLKGVPLLPLSRTGTIKMTGDQALAYARVRVAGTCYDDHARVERQKNVTKAVISYAVKNKSVALKNISDLWSMIDTDINLKDYIKTFSSFLNKQRLPRSQVFPKGNLYTNERINGVGLVLKIRDFKRASFYLNDMIK